A region from the Corynebacterium halotolerans YIM 70093 = DSM 44683 genome encodes:
- a CDS encoding MFS transporter, which produces MNADRRRVLTALMIAQVMAGLAHGVTYSMGALLAADMAGQAWGGAASTVTTVGAGLWAVPLARLVRHRGRRASLSTGLVLGSLGALSALGGANTGLFPLVLLGFLFLGAAVAMNLQARFAAADVAEEETRGRDISLVVWSTTVGAVAGPLLFDTTERLGESLGLASFSGAYLVCILAQWVAVAVLQVMLRPDLRPAGVGEGASESGRARLRGHPVVGSAIFAVALAHFTMIAIMSMTAVHLHGHGASMVVVGLTVSAHVGGMYALAPVWGVLADKVGTRSTILLGCALTLACAVLLVPFSGEQTVVMVALLLLGLGWSATLVGSSAMLTAAAPDGLRTAFQGRSDLTMNIAGALGGVVAGPVVSTFGMPWMAGLVIVLVAVQMSGVAVMWRDR; this is translated from the coding sequence GTGAACGCCGACCGCCGCCGGGTGCTCACCGCGCTGATGATCGCGCAGGTGATGGCCGGGCTCGCCCACGGCGTGACCTACTCCATGGGCGCGCTGCTCGCCGCCGACATGGCCGGGCAGGCCTGGGGCGGGGCGGCGTCGACGGTGACCACCGTGGGAGCGGGACTGTGGGCCGTGCCCCTGGCGCGGCTCGTGCGGCACCGGGGCAGGCGGGCGTCGTTGAGCACGGGCCTGGTCCTGGGATCACTGGGTGCGCTCTCCGCGCTGGGCGGGGCCAACACCGGGCTGTTCCCGCTGGTCCTGCTCGGATTCCTGTTCCTGGGCGCCGCGGTGGCGATGAACCTGCAGGCCCGCTTCGCGGCGGCCGACGTCGCCGAGGAGGAGACCCGCGGGCGCGACATCTCGCTGGTGGTGTGGTCCACCACGGTGGGCGCGGTGGCCGGCCCGCTGCTCTTCGACACCACGGAGCGTCTCGGGGAGAGCCTCGGCCTGGCATCGTTCTCCGGGGCGTACCTGGTGTGCATCCTCGCGCAGTGGGTGGCGGTCGCGGTGCTGCAGGTCATGCTGCGGCCCGACCTGCGCCCGGCGGGGGTGGGGGAGGGGGCGTCGGAAAGCGGACGGGCGCGGCTGCGCGGGCACCCGGTCGTGGGTTCGGCGATCTTCGCGGTCGCGCTCGCGCACTTCACGATGATCGCGATCATGTCCATGACCGCCGTGCACCTGCACGGCCACGGGGCGTCGATGGTCGTCGTCGGGCTGACGGTCTCCGCGCACGTCGGCGGGATGTACGCGCTGGCGCCGGTGTGGGGAGTGCTCGCCGACAAGGTGGGCACGCGGTCCACGATTCTGCTCGGCTGTGCCCTGACCCTGGCGTGCGCGGTGCTGCTCGTGCCCTTCAGCGGCGAGCAGACCGTGGTGATGGTCGCGCTCCTGCTGCTCGGGCTCGGGTGGTCGGCCACGCTCGTAGGCTCCTCGGCGATGCTCACCGCCGCCGCCCCGGACGGGCTGCGCACCGCGTTCCAGGGACGCAGCGACCTGACCATGAACATCGCCGGCGCACTCGGCGGGGTGGTGGCCGGGCCGGTGGTCTCCACGTTCGGGATGCCGTGGATGGCGGGGCTGGTGATCGTGCTCGTCGCCGTGCAGATGAGTGGGGTGGCGGTGATGTGGCGGGATAGGTAA
- the lnt gene encoding apolipoprotein N-acyltransferase, whose product MGAAALVWWLALPPRGWWVLFPVGVAVFMLALAGQPLRHRFWLGGLGGVVHYAIALDWLADFNVAGYVAVVAFQTLLLTLVAAVSRSDITFRQSWSGWWLLTPAALVVLEAVQHRLPFGGFPLPAFGLSQPDGPFMAAAPLGGSLLVTALAVISGAGVAAVILGPRRTRRISVVAVVGALAVPLAAPAAVGDATEGALDVVLVQGGGPRGLHAIDTGSFDTTRRHLQTVEGITGSPDLVLLPENVANVDGPVAGSSIDAAFAEVARRLETHVVVGVTESEGEGFRNASVLWGPDGARLGRYEKQHRVPFGEYIPLRDLFERLSEDTRFVPRDAIVGEGPAVLDPEGTPRLGIVISYEVFFASRVADAVRQGGQLLLAPTNASSFVTDEVPAVEVAASRMRASEFGRTVLQAAPTGYSAVIQPDGTVSQLSDLGTSELLTATVPLHTGRTPYARMGDIPMMVLAMLVFAWPVVARLVNSQRRRPDTDTSA is encoded by the coding sequence ATGGGGGCAGCCGCGCTCGTATGGTGGTTGGCCCTACCGCCCCGCGGTTGGTGGGTGCTGTTCCCGGTGGGTGTGGCGGTGTTCATGCTGGCCCTGGCAGGCCAGCCACTCCGCCACCGTTTCTGGCTCGGTGGATTGGGTGGGGTGGTTCACTACGCTATTGCCCTGGATTGGCTCGCTGATTTCAATGTGGCCGGATACGTAGCAGTTGTGGCCTTCCAAACGCTGCTATTGACGTTGGTTGCCGCTGTCTCACGCAGCGATATCACTTTCCGTCAGAGCTGGTCGGGGTGGTGGCTGCTCACGCCTGCCGCCTTGGTGGTGTTGGAGGCGGTGCAGCACCGGCTCCCATTCGGCGGTTTCCCGCTGCCCGCGTTCGGGCTGAGCCAGCCTGACGGTCCCTTCATGGCTGCGGCCCCCTTGGGCGGGTCCCTGCTGGTGACCGCGTTGGCTGTAATCTCGGGTGCCGGTGTCGCCGCTGTCATCCTCGGTCCGCGACGAACCCGGAGAATATCGGTGGTCGCAGTCGTAGGCGCACTGGCGGTGCCGTTGGCTGCCCCAGCTGCCGTGGGTGATGCGACAGAAGGCGCCCTTGATGTTGTGCTCGTCCAAGGGGGAGGCCCCCGCGGGCTTCACGCCATCGACACCGGCTCGTTTGATACCACCCGTAGGCACCTACAGACAGTGGAGGGCATCACGGGTAGCCCCGATCTGGTCCTGCTGCCCGAAAATGTCGCCAATGTTGACGGCCCCGTTGCCGGATCCTCCATCGATGCAGCCTTTGCGGAGGTGGCCCGGCGGCTCGAGACCCACGTTGTCGTTGGGGTTACCGAGTCTGAAGGGGAGGGATTCCGGAACGCGTCGGTGTTGTGGGGTCCGGACGGTGCCCGGTTGGGCCGCTATGAAAAGCAGCACCGTGTGCCTTTCGGTGAGTACATTCCCCTGCGGGATTTGTTCGAACGGCTCAGTGAGGACACGCGATTCGTGCCGCGTGATGCCATTGTTGGCGAGGGGCCCGCGGTGCTTGACCCGGAAGGGACCCCACGACTGGGGATAGTCATCTCCTACGAGGTGTTCTTCGCCTCCCGGGTCGCTGATGCCGTCCGCCAGGGCGGGCAGCTGCTTCTTGCACCGACCAACGCCTCGTCGTTCGTCACTGATGAAGTACCCGCGGTCGAAGTGGCTGCCTCCCGGATGCGTGCCAGCGAGTTCGGCCGCACCGTGCTTCAGGCTGCCCCCACCGGCTACTCGGCGGTCATCCAACCTGATGGGACAGTGTCCCAGCTCAGCGACTTGGGCACGAGCGAACTACTGACAGCAACCGTTCCACTTCACACTGGCAGGACGCCATACGCGCGAATGGGCGACATACCCATGATGGTTCTCGCGATGTTGGTGTTCGCATGGCCAGTGGTCGCCCGCCTCGTCAACTCGCAGAGGAGAAGGCCGGATACAGACACCTCCGCCTGA